The DNA sequence ACATCCCCGGCCGCCGCGGCACCGCCCGCGACGGCGACTACCTGCAGCGCCCCCGCTTCGTCGCGATCAGCGAGTTCGGGCCCGGCTCGCTCATCTACCACGAAGGCGCGCGCTACGAGGTCGTGCGCATCCAACTGCCGCGCGACCCCGACCGCGCCGCGGATGGAGGCGCGCTCACCGACACCGCCCGCCGATGCGAGAGCTGCGGCTACCACCACACAACCGCGGTCGGCACCGACATGTGCCAGCACTGCGGTGCACCCCTGGGCCGCACCGAGTTCTCGCTGCTGCGTCTCCAGACTGTCTTCACCAGGCGGCGCGAACGGATCAGCAGCGACGAGGAGGAGCGGCGCAAGAGCGGCTTCGAGCTCGAGGTCTCCTTCCGGTTCGCCGTCGCCGGCGACCGGCCCTCCTCCACGAAGGCGCGGGGCGTCTCCGACGGACGCACTCTCGTCGACCTCGTCCACGGCGCCGCGGCTGACGTCCGCGTCGCCAACGTCGGCCGCCGCCGACGCAAGAACCAGAACGACCGCGGCTACTGGCTCGACCTGCGGGAAGGGCGCTGGCTCACCGACAAGCAGGCCACCGACACTCCCGTCGATACCGAGGCCCTCGTCGACGCCCAGGACATCCGCGACAAGGCCAAGGTCATCCCGTACGTCGAGGACCGACGCAACGTGCTCGTGCTGCGCCTCACCGACGCGGTCGACGACACGGTCGCCGTCACCCTGCGGGCTGCGCTCGAACGCGCGATCGAGGCCACGTTCCAGCTGGAGGACTCCGAGCTCGACAGCGAACCACTGCCCGACCCCGACGACCGCGCCCGGATGCTGCTGATTGAGGCCGCCGAAGGCGGTGCGGGTGTCCTCGTCCGCTTGGTCGAGGACCCAGGCGCGCTGGCAGCCGTCGCCCGCACCGCGCTCGAGATCATCCACTACGACCCCGACACCGGAGCCGACCTCGATCACGCACCCGGCGCACGCGAACGCTGCGAGAAGGGCTGCTACGACTGCCTGCTGTCCTACGGCAACCAGTACGAGCACAGTCTCATCGACCGGCACAGCGTCGTTCCCCTGCTGCACAGCCTGGCTGCTGCGCAGGTCCACGGCGGCGCCGGCGGTCGCACCCGCGCCGACCAGCGCGACCAGCTGACCCGCCTGTCCGACTCCGGACTCGAGCGCGAGTTCGTCACCTGGCTCGACGAGCACGGCCACCGGCTGCCCGACGACGCCCAGGTCACCGTAGACGCCGCCCGTGCCCGACCGGATCTCGTCTACTACCTCGACGGAGCCCGAATCGCCGTGTTCGTCGACGGGCCCCACCACGACGACGCCGTCCAGGCGCAGCGCGACGCTGCCGCCACCGAACGGCTCGAGGACCTCGGCTGGACCGTGCTCAGGATCCGATACGACGACGACAAGGCGGCGTTCACCGCCCGGCACAGCTGGGTCTTCGGACCCGGAAGGACGCCCGCGTGACCGTCACCCACACCCCACCAGGAACGCAGCCGTTCGCGGTGGGCTCGCTCGTCCGCGCTCGCGGACGCGAATGGGTCGTCCTGCCCGGGGGCGACGACAACTTCCTGCTCCTCCAACCTCTCGGTGGCAGCCACGACGACGTCACCGGCGTCTTCCGCGACGAAGGCGTCACCGCCGCATCGTTCCCCCCGCCGGGCCGCGACGACCTCGGCGACGCAGCCTCCACCGGCCTGCTGCGCACGGCGCTGCGCGTCGGCTTCACGTCCTCCGCCGGCCCGTTCCGCTGCCTGGCGGGACTGTCGGTCAGTCCCCGCAGCTACCAGTACGTGCCGCTGCTCATGGCCCTCCGCCACGATGTCGTCAGGCTGCTCATCGCCGACGATGTCGGCATCGGCAAGACCATCGAGGCCGGCCTGGTCGCGTCCGAGCTGCTCGCCCAAGGAAGCGCTCGCCGCCTGGCAGTCCTGTGCTCGCCCGCCCTGGCCGAGCAGTGGCAGCGAGAGCTGCGCGACAAGTTCGGCATCGACGCAACCCTCGTGCTCACGAGCACGGTCCGAGGACTCGAGCGCGACCTCATGCTCAACGAGTCCCTGTTCGACCGCTACCCGCACGTGATCGTGTCGCACGACTTCATCAAGTCCGACCGGCGACGCCACGAGTTCCTGCTCCGCTGCCCCGAGCTCGTCATCGTCGACGAGGCCCACAACTGCGTCGTCGGCGGCGGTTCCGGCCAGCGCGCCAGGCATCAGCGCTACGAGCTGCTCCGCGCCCTCGCCGACGACCCTGAGCGCCACCTGATCCTGGCGACCGCGACCCCGCACTCCGGCGACGAGTCCGCCTTCTCCAACCTCGTGGGGCTGCTGAACCCCGCCCTCGCCATCGCCGACCTGTCCACCGAGTCCGGACGCCGCTTGCTCGCCGCCCACTTCGTGCAGCGCCGCCGCGCCGACATACGCCACTACATCGACGAGGACACCCCGTTCCCCAGCGACCGGGAGACCCTGGATGTGCCCTACCGGCTGTCCCCGGAGTACCGCGACCTCTTCGACGACGTCCTCGCCTACGCCCGCGAGCAGGTCAGCGACGGTCTGAGCGGTGCCCGCGGCCGCGTGCGCTGGTGGTCCGCCCTCGCCCTGCTGCGGGCCCTCGCCTCGTCGCCGCGCGCCGCCGCCGCGACGCTTCGCACCCGTGCGGCCGGCGCTGACCTCACCGACCCTACGGAGGTCGACGACCTCGGTCGCGCCGGCGTCCTGGACACCGGCGACGACGAGAACCTCGAGACGATCGATACCACTCCAGGAGCGCTCGTCGCGGAGGACGGCCCCGACGACGCGCACGCCCCCTCCACCGCGGCCGGTCGCCGGTTGCGTGACTTCGCCCGCCGAGCCTCCGAACTGTCCGGGCCCGAGCACGACCGCAAGCTCGCCGCCGTGGCCGCGCAGGTACAGCAGCTCCTCGCGGACGGGTACGCACCCATTGTCTTCTGCCGCTTCATCGACACGGCCGAGTATGTGGCCGAGCACCTGTCCGCGGTCCTCGGGACCTCCCGACGGCCCGTCCACGTTGCCTCCGTCACTGGCGCGCTCCCGCCTGCCGAGCGGGAACGACGCATCGCAGAACTCACCGACCTCGACGGCCAGCACGTCCTCGTCGCCACCGACTGCTTGTCCGAAGGCGTCAACCTGCAGGAGGCGTTCACCGCCGTCCTGCACTATGACCTCGCCTGGAACCCCACCCGGCACGAGCAGCGCGAAGGGCGCGTCGACCGGTTCGGCCAGCGACGCGACGTCGTCCGCGCCGTCACGCTCTACGGCGAGG is a window from the Frankiales bacterium genome containing:
- a CDS encoding DEAD/DEAH box helicase, which gives rise to MTVTHTPPGTQPFAVGSLVRARGREWVVLPGGDDNFLLLQPLGGSHDDVTGVFRDEGVTAASFPPPGRDDLGDAASTGLLRTALRVGFTSSAGPFRCLAGLSVSPRSYQYVPLLMALRHDVVRLLIADDVGIGKTIEAGLVASELLAQGSARRLAVLCSPALAEQWQRELRDKFGIDATLVLTSTVRGLERDLMLNESLFDRYPHVIVSHDFIKSDRRRHEFLLRCPELVIVDEAHNCVVGGGSGQRARHQRYELLRALADDPERHLILATATPHSGDESAFSNLVGLLNPALAIADLSTESGRRLLAAHFVQRRRADIRHYIDEDTPFPSDRETLDVPYRLSPEYRDLFDDVLAYAREQVSDGLSGARGRVRWWSALALLRALASSPRAAAATLRTRAAGADLTDPTEVDDLGRAGVLDTGDDENLETIDTTPGALVAEDGPDDAHAPSTAAGRRLRDFARRASELSGPEHDRKLAAVAAQVQQLLADGYAPIVFCRFIDTAEYVAEHLSAVLGTSRRPVHVASVTGALPPAERERRIAELTDLDGQHVLVATDCLSEGVNLQEAFTAVLHYDLAWNPTRHEQREGRVDRFGQRRDVVRAVTLYGEDNGIDGIVLDVLIRKHRAIAAATGVAVPIPGDGQALVDALAEGLLLRGRDAAELTLDLGLDERTLALDAAWTSAAENEKRSRSRYAQHAIKPDEVATEVAEVRAALGAHGDLEDFLLTSLNALGSTVTPTDDGYRAVMSTLPLAVTSSLPVALREPLPIRVQPPAGRGEAALTRTDPTIAALARYVLESALDPAVPQHERPARRAGVMSTNAVTTRTTLLLVRFRFQLSLPEGVGVRQLVAEDARVLAFEGAPTSAAWLPDQRAEELLRAAPTANVAEGAAVAALDRILTGLPDLMPALDTVADEHADRLLAAHRRVRAGAQAARRGLSVTAQRPVDVLSVQVLLPVGGGPA